One segment of Enterobacter ludwigii DNA contains the following:
- the leuL gene encoding leu operon leader peptide, translated as MIRTIRFTGLLLLNASTVRGRLAGEIQR; from the coding sequence ATGATTCGCACCATTCGTTTCACCGGTCTACTACTACTAAACGCATCCACTGTGCGCGGTAGACTGGCGGGCGAAATTCAGCGTTGA
- the leuA gene encoding 2-isopropylmalate synthase, with product MSQQVIIFDTTLRDGEQALQASLSVKEKLQIALALERMGVDVMEVGFPVSSPGDFESVQTIARTIKNSRVCGLARCVEKDIDVAAESLKVAEAFRIHTFIATSPMHIATKLRSTLDEVIERAVYMVKRARNYTDDVEFSCEDAGRTPIEDLARVVEAAINAGAKTINIPDTVGYTMPFEFSNIITGLYERVPNIDQAIISVHTHDDLGLAVGNAIAAVHAGARQVEGAMNGIGERAGNCSLEEVIMAIKVRKDIMNVHTRINHNEIWRTSQTVSQICNMPIPANKAIVGTGAFAHSSGIHQDGVLKNRENYEIMTPESIGLNQVQLNLTSRSGRAAVKHRMEEMGYKDSDYNMDQLYDAFLKLADKKGQVFDYDLEALAFINKQQEEPEHFRLDYFSVQSGSSDIATASVKLACGEDIKAEAANGNGPVDAIYRAINRVTEYDVDLVKYDLTAKGHGENALGQVDIVVTHNGRRFHGVGLATDIVESSAKAMVHVLNNIWRAAEVEKELQRKAQNKENNKETV from the coding sequence ATGAGCCAGCAAGTCATTATTTTCGATACAACTTTACGTGACGGTGAACAGGCATTACAGGCAAGCCTGAGTGTGAAAGAGAAACTGCAGATCGCGCTGGCTCTCGAACGTATGGGTGTCGACGTGATGGAGGTCGGTTTCCCTGTCTCTTCTCCGGGTGACTTCGAATCCGTGCAGACCATTGCGCGTACCATCAAGAACAGCCGCGTCTGTGGCCTGGCACGCTGTGTGGAAAAAGATATCGATGTTGCAGCCGAGTCGTTGAAGGTTGCCGAAGCATTCCGTATTCATACCTTTATTGCTACCTCTCCTATGCACATTGCCACCAAGCTGCGCAGCACGCTGGATGAGGTCATTGAGCGCGCGGTCTACATGGTCAAACGTGCCCGTAACTACACGGATGACGTTGAATTCTCCTGTGAAGATGCTGGCCGTACGCCGATTGAAGATTTGGCGCGCGTGGTGGAAGCTGCCATCAATGCGGGCGCTAAAACCATCAATATCCCGGACACTGTCGGCTACACCATGCCGTTTGAGTTCTCCAACATCATTACCGGTCTGTATGAACGCGTACCAAACATTGATCAAGCGATTATCTCCGTACATACCCACGATGACCTGGGGCTGGCCGTTGGCAACGCCATCGCGGCGGTGCACGCCGGTGCACGTCAGGTAGAAGGCGCGATGAACGGCATCGGTGAACGTGCAGGTAACTGTTCACTGGAAGAAGTGATCATGGCGATCAAAGTGCGCAAAGACATCATGAATGTGCATACCCGCATCAATCACAACGAAATCTGGCGTACCAGCCAGACCGTCAGCCAGATCTGCAACATGCCCATCCCGGCTAACAAGGCGATTGTGGGTACCGGCGCCTTTGCGCACTCCTCCGGTATTCATCAGGATGGCGTGCTGAAAAACCGTGAAAACTACGAAATCATGACCCCGGAATCCATCGGCCTGAACCAGGTTCAGTTGAACCTGACCTCCCGTTCCGGTCGTGCGGCGGTGAAACACCGTATGGAAGAGATGGGTTATAAGGACAGCGATTACAACATGGATCAGCTGTACGACGCCTTCCTGAAGCTGGCCGATAAAAAAGGTCAGGTATTCGACTATGACCTGGAAGCGCTGGCCTTCATCAATAAACAGCAGGAAGAGCCTGAGCACTTCCGCCTCGATTACTTCAGCGTGCAGTCAGGCTCCAGCGACATTGCGACTGCCTCGGTCAAACTGGCCTGTGGCGAAGACATTAAGGCCGAAGCGGCAAACGGCAATGGCCCGGTTGATGCCATTTACCGCGCGATTAACCGCGTCACCGAGTACGACGTAGATCTGGTGAAATATGACCTGACGGCCAAGGGCCACGGTGAGAATGCCCTGGGTCAGGTTGATATCGTGGTCACCCACAATGGCCGTCGTTTCCACGGTGTGGGCCTGGCGACGGATATTGTTGAATCCTCCGCGAAGGCGATGGTCCACGTGCTGAACAATATCTGGCGCGCCGCTGAAGTTGAAAAAGAGTTGCAACGCAAAGCTCAGAATAAAGAGAACAACAAGGAAACCGTGTAA
- the leuO gene encoding transcriptional regulator LeuO, which translates to MPEINIKQPQTTDGIKPQLRTVDLNLLTVFDAVMQEQNITRAAHTLGMSQPAVSNAVARLKVMFNDELFVRYGRGIQPTARAFQLFGSIRQALQLVQNELPGSGFEPLSSERVFNLCVCSPLDNYLTSIIYNKVEEIAPNIHLVFKSSLNQNTEHQLRYQETEFVLGYEEFRRPEFSCVPLFKDEMVLVASKKHPRLNSPLRESDVYSEQHAVVALDRYASFSLPWYDTADKQASVAYQGMAMVSVLNVVSQTHLVAIAPRWLAEEFSGQLQLQMLPLPLKLNSRTCYLSWHEAAGRDKGHQWMEELLISICRR; encoded by the coding sequence GTGCCAGAAATTAATATTAAACAACCTCAAACTACTGATGGGATTAAACCGCAGTTACGTACGGTGGACCTTAATCTGCTCACGGTATTTGATGCTGTCATGCAGGAGCAGAATATCACCCGGGCGGCACATACGTTGGGGATGTCTCAGCCCGCGGTCAGTAATGCTGTCGCCAGACTTAAGGTTATGTTTAACGACGAGTTATTCGTTCGTTACGGGAGAGGAATACAGCCTACCGCACGGGCATTCCAGTTATTCGGCTCTATCCGTCAGGCGTTGCAGCTGGTTCAGAACGAGCTGCCAGGGTCAGGCTTTGAACCTTTAAGCAGTGAGCGTGTATTCAATCTTTGTGTTTGCAGTCCGTTAGATAATTATTTGACGTCGATTATTTATAATAAAGTTGAAGAGATCGCTCCCAATATCCATCTGGTTTTTAAATCATCCTTAAATCAAAACACCGAGCATCAGTTACGCTACCAGGAGACTGAGTTCGTTCTGGGATATGAAGAATTTCGACGTCCTGAATTTTCTTGCGTTCCGCTGTTTAAAGATGAAATGGTGTTGGTCGCCAGTAAAAAGCACCCCCGACTCAATTCTCCGCTTCGGGAAAGTGACGTTTATAGCGAGCAGCATGCTGTTGTTGCGCTCGACAGATATGCTTCCTTTAGCCTGCCGTGGTATGACACGGCGGATAAACAGGCAAGCGTTGCTTATCAGGGAATGGCAATGGTCAGCGTATTGAACGTGGTCTCGCAGACACATCTGGTGGCTATTGCACCACGCTGGCTGGCTGAAGAGTTTTCCGGTCAACTACAACTGCAAATGTTGCCGTTGCCGCTCAAGCTGAATAGCCGTACCTGCTATCTCTCCTGGCATGAAGCCGCCGGTCGGGATAAAGGGCACCAGTGGATGGAAGAGTTGCTGATCAGTATTTGCCGTCGATAA